The following proteins come from a genomic window of Shinella zoogloeoides:
- a CDS encoding ABC transporter substrate-binding protein produces MQFSKSLIAPIARLRAGALAMAFGVLAGAMTPALAEDNPLGLIDPAVISVGTMGDAKPYAFTTADGNFTGFDIELFLNVAERLGYKKEQVIFTGQEFSALMPSVANSRFDVAAAAIGTTDKRKETVDFSDGYLAGFLTVLTSDAGITEPAGLKGKRLGVVQGTLQEIYAEKNFTGADLVKFPDNNSAVSALNNGTVDAHFLDYEAAKDYAARYPELKVAVNIPSFDAPAGFVVRKGNDALRDALNKGLKAAMQDGTWKTLHEKWFPGTPMPDAYLPKQ; encoded by the coding sequence ATGCAATTTTCCAAATCTCTGATTGCCCCTATCGCCCGGTTGCGGGCCGGCGCCCTCGCGATGGCCTTCGGCGTGCTGGCAGGCGCCATGACGCCGGCCCTTGCTGAGGACAATCCGCTGGGCCTCATCGACCCCGCCGTCATCAGCGTCGGCACGATGGGCGATGCCAAGCCCTATGCCTTCACGACCGCCGACGGCAACTTCACCGGCTTCGACATAGAGCTCTTCCTGAATGTCGCGGAGCGCCTGGGCTACAAGAAGGAGCAGGTGATTTTCACGGGGCAGGAATTCTCCGCGCTGATGCCGTCGGTCGCCAACAGCCGCTTCGACGTCGCCGCCGCTGCGATCGGCACGACGGACAAGCGCAAGGAGACCGTCGATTTCTCGGATGGCTATCTCGCCGGCTTCCTGACGGTGCTGACCTCTGATGCCGGTATCACCGAGCCCGCCGGCCTCAAGGGCAAGCGCCTCGGCGTCGTGCAGGGCACGCTCCAGGAAATCTATGCCGAGAAGAATTTCACCGGGGCGGATCTCGTCAAGTTCCCCGACAACAACTCCGCCGTCTCCGCGCTCAACAATGGCACGGTCGATGCGCATTTCCTCGATTATGAAGCCGCCAAGGACTACGCGGCGCGCTATCCCGAGCTGAAGGTCGCCGTCAACATCCCGAGCTTCGACGCGCCCGCAGGCTTCGTCGTCCGCAAGGGCAATGACGCCCTGCGCGACGCGCTGAACAAGGGCCTCAAGGCCGCCATGCAGGACGGCACCTGGAAGACCCTGCACGAAAAATGGTTCCCGGGCACGCCCATGCCGGACGCGTATCTTCCCAAGCAGTGA
- a CDS encoding LacI family DNA-binding transcriptional regulator, whose translation MDQSPPRNTSVTVADVAHKAGVSKATAARVLGGYGTVSDRVREAVTAAARALDYRPNELARSMTTGRSGTIGVVVGDIENPFFSLAVRGITDVARQAGFTVILINSGEDVAAEKAAIRTLLAKRVDGLIVSPAKESDVEHLREAFRSGLPLALLDRGSDELDVDTVIADDRHAAEAVTCRLLSLGHRNIAYLTACDTPDHRFRTAKDINTGSVRRRIEGFLGACRDAGLTGMEQWIHVGAVTPEHTQRIAKGMLQSALRPTALIASDSVIGLEVFKVCRELGLSVPHDLSLVSFHDADWTSVTTPPVTVVRQPVYGLGETVAKLLVERLNGERQDARKVVLKTEIVERASTGEPIQGER comes from the coding sequence ATGGATCAGAGCCCGCCTCGAAACACCTCTGTCACCGTGGCCGATGTCGCGCACAAGGCGGGCGTCTCCAAGGCGACCGCCGCTCGTGTGCTGGGCGGCTATGGAACGGTCAGCGACCGGGTCCGCGAGGCCGTTACGGCCGCGGCCCGTGCGCTCGACTACCGACCGAATGAACTGGCCCGCAGCATGACGACGGGTCGCTCGGGCACGATCGGCGTCGTGGTCGGGGATATCGAGAACCCGTTCTTCAGCCTGGCCGTCCGCGGGATCACCGATGTCGCACGCCAGGCGGGCTTCACCGTCATCCTCATCAATTCGGGCGAAGACGTCGCGGCTGAGAAGGCGGCGATCCGAACCTTGCTGGCAAAGCGCGTCGATGGCCTGATCGTCTCGCCGGCCAAGGAGAGCGATGTCGAGCATCTGCGCGAGGCCTTCCGCTCCGGCCTCCCTCTCGCGCTGCTGGACCGGGGAAGCGACGAACTTGACGTCGACACGGTCATCGCCGACGACCGGCACGCGGCTGAAGCCGTCACCTGCCGCCTCCTCTCGCTCGGTCATCGCAACATTGCCTATCTCACGGCCTGCGACACGCCCGATCACCGGTTCCGCACGGCAAAGGACATCAACACCGGATCTGTGCGGCGACGGATCGAAGGGTTTCTCGGCGCCTGCCGTGACGCAGGTCTTACTGGCATGGAGCAATGGATCCATGTCGGTGCGGTGACGCCGGAACATACGCAACGGATCGCCAAAGGAATGCTGCAATCGGCGCTGCGCCCGACGGCCCTTATCGCGTCCGACAGCGTGATCGGCCTTGAAGTGTTCAAGGTCTGCCGGGAGCTTGGATTGAGCGTGCCGCACGATCTATCGCTGGTCTCATTCCACGACGCGGACTGGACGTCGGTCACAACGCCCCCGGTAACCGTCGTGCGGCAACCCGTCTATGGTCTCGGCGAGACGGTGGCCAAATTGCTGGTAGAGCGGTTAAACGGTGAGCGCCAGGACGCCCGAAAGGTTGTCCTCAAAACTGAAATCGTGGAGCGCGCCTCCACGGGCGAACCCATTCAAGGTGAGCGATAG
- a CDS encoding winged helix-turn-helix transcriptional regulator — translation MTQKVLARFDDAQLFLFVRHLFAVEGFEVVLAADNDAGAQPTEADYVAVVVDAANQAVPERLVEIRRAFPRAALVILSKGDQGFDDVLGSDDLLLARPFDPSKLVRFLRRLRYRGTTTGSSSGFDGTFKFADLEMNLARMQVLRSGMEVPLTPLQFKLLRHMLERPAEACSRDDFIERCWPDNAEVEPRTVDIHLGHIRRTLKRFGPDLIRTVRGAGYALRAPGDVQDDEVRSSGG, via the coding sequence ATGACTCAAAAGGTGCTCGCCCGATTTGACGACGCTCAACTTTTCCTCTTCGTTCGACATCTCTTCGCGGTCGAAGGGTTTGAGGTCGTGCTCGCCGCCGACAACGATGCCGGCGCTCAACCGACCGAGGCGGACTATGTCGCCGTTGTCGTAGACGCTGCGAACCAGGCCGTGCCCGAACGCCTCGTCGAGATCCGCCGCGCGTTCCCGCGGGCGGCGCTTGTCATCCTGTCCAAAGGCGACCAGGGCTTTGACGATGTGCTCGGCTCTGACGACCTTCTCCTGGCGCGCCCGTTCGACCCGTCGAAGCTTGTCCGTTTTCTTCGCAGACTGCGATATCGCGGCACCACGACAGGATCGTCGTCGGGATTTGACGGCACGTTCAAGTTTGCTGATCTCGAAATGAACCTAGCACGAATGCAGGTCCTTCGGTCCGGGATGGAAGTGCCGCTGACGCCGCTTCAGTTCAAGCTGTTGCGGCATATGTTGGAACGTCCGGCCGAAGCCTGCAGCCGGGACGACTTCATTGAACGCTGCTGGCCTGACAACGCCGAGGTGGAGCCGCGCACCGTCGATATTCATCTCGGCCATATCAGGCGGACTTTGAAAAGATTCGGACCAGATCTCATCCGAACCGTCCGCGGAGCGGGCTATGCGCTTCGTGCGCCGGGCGACGTCCAGGACGACGAGGTCAGGTCTTCAGGCGGTTGA
- the fabG gene encoding 3-oxoacyl-ACP reductase FabG, whose amino-acid sequence MIESQQAPVAIVTGGSTGIGLSTVTALLAAGYRVAFFSQNVQHVQKAEDMLRTTADASAILTACVDVRSKPSVNAFFALVDERWERVDALVCNAGISPKDAHGAVPFEDVDAAQWHDVLSVNLTGAVWCCQAALKRMKPSGRGRIVLIGSVAGRTIPKIAGAPYVASKAALAGLAKSMVAACNGSAITINVVAPGRIATDMAGDPTSSTNLEALRRIPVGRLGTGADVAALIRFLLSDEAGFINGAIIDVNGGEFAPL is encoded by the coding sequence GTGATCGAGAGCCAACAAGCACCTGTCGCGATCGTGACGGGCGGAAGCACCGGTATCGGGCTTTCGACCGTTACGGCCCTGTTGGCCGCGGGCTACAGGGTCGCCTTCTTCAGCCAGAATGTGCAGCATGTCCAAAAGGCCGAGGACATGCTGCGAACAACGGCTGACGCGTCGGCGATCCTGACTGCGTGCGTCGATGTCAGGTCCAAGCCCTCGGTGAACGCGTTTTTCGCGTTGGTCGACGAGCGCTGGGAGCGGGTTGACGCTCTGGTCTGCAACGCGGGCATTTCTCCAAAAGACGCCCACGGCGCTGTGCCGTTTGAAGACGTCGATGCCGCCCAGTGGCATGACGTCCTCAGCGTCAACCTCACAGGGGCGGTCTGGTGTTGCCAGGCCGCCCTGAAACGCATGAAGCCATCCGGTCGCGGGCGCATCGTCCTCATCGGCTCGGTGGCCGGTCGGACAATTCCCAAAATTGCGGGTGCGCCTTACGTGGCCTCGAAAGCGGCGCTCGCGGGTCTTGCAAAGTCGATGGTTGCCGCATGCAATGGGTCTGCCATCACCATCAACGTCGTCGCCCCGGGCCGGATCGCTACGGACATGGCGGGGGACCCCACGAGCAGCACGAACCTTGAGGCGCTGCGGCGCATCCCCGTCGGGCGTCTGGGGACCGGCGCTGACGTCGCCGCCCTCATACGCTTTCTGCTTTCCGACGAAGCCGGCTTCATCAACGGCGCGATTATCGATGTGAACGGAGGGGAGTTCGCGCCCCTTTGA
- a CDS encoding acetolactate synthase catalytic subunit — MTTTTINETVAECIAKALKRHGVDTLFAQSLPSAVVLAAEAIGIRQIAYRQENMGGAMADGYARISGRVGVVAAQNGPAATLLVAPLAEALKASIPLVALVQDVERDQTDKNAFQDFDQVALFQSCTKWVRRLQVEARVEDYIDAAFTAATSGRPGPVALLLPADLLRSEIRHPERRRTATLGIWPLDRTRPCNEALGQAAQWIVEAERPVVIAGGGVHAAGAAAAFSCLQELASLPVCTTNMGKGVVDEHHPLSVGVLGALTGPRSLGAFTRKFVETADLVILAGTRTNQNGTDSWRQISPTARVIHIDVDPCEIGRNYEALRLVGDATTTMNALADAIAPMNLDKRTARRDELEREIARCWSSFEQARRSVYESGSSPIRPERIMRELQPWLDQGLTVVADASYSSMWVTGQLRAPKAGARFITPRGLAGLGWGLPLAVGAKLARPGSPVVAIVGDGGFAHSWAEMETIVRLHIPVTIIVLNNGILGFQRDAETVKFGRFTTACHFSPVEHTAIAQACGCDAAYVSDPNQLASVLEGAIGSNRPNLIEVVTDPEAHPPLSLFAAMDEAA, encoded by the coding sequence TTGACAACCACGACCATCAACGAAACCGTCGCCGAATGCATCGCCAAGGCCCTGAAGCGGCACGGCGTCGATACCCTCTTTGCGCAGAGCCTTCCGTCCGCGGTCGTTCTTGCTGCTGAAGCCATCGGGATTCGCCAGATCGCCTACCGGCAGGAAAATATGGGCGGCGCCATGGCTGACGGATACGCGCGCATCTCCGGCAGGGTTGGCGTGGTCGCGGCCCAGAACGGGCCGGCGGCGACCCTGCTTGTGGCACCTCTTGCCGAGGCTCTGAAGGCGAGCATCCCCCTTGTCGCTCTCGTCCAGGATGTCGAACGGGACCAGACGGACAAGAATGCGTTTCAGGATTTCGATCAGGTCGCGCTGTTCCAGTCCTGCACGAAATGGGTACGCCGCCTTCAGGTCGAGGCGCGTGTCGAGGACTATATCGATGCGGCGTTCACGGCAGCCACATCCGGCCGGCCGGGTCCTGTCGCGCTCCTTCTGCCCGCGGACCTGCTCCGCTCGGAAATCCGGCATCCCGAGCGGCGGCGCACCGCGACCCTCGGCATTTGGCCGCTCGATCGCACGCGCCCGTGCAATGAGGCCCTGGGGCAGGCGGCGCAATGGATCGTCGAGGCCGAACGTCCCGTCGTCATCGCAGGCGGCGGTGTCCATGCCGCCGGCGCGGCTGCCGCGTTCTCCTGCTTGCAGGAGCTCGCAAGCCTTCCAGTGTGCACGACGAATATGGGCAAGGGCGTTGTCGATGAGCATCATCCGCTCTCCGTCGGCGTGCTCGGCGCTTTGACAGGGCCGCGGTCGCTGGGTGCCTTCACGCGCAAATTCGTCGAGACGGCGGACCTGGTCATCCTGGCCGGCACGCGGACCAACCAGAACGGCACCGATAGCTGGCGTCAGATTTCCCCGACCGCGCGCGTCATCCATATCGATGTCGATCCGTGCGAGATTGGCCGCAACTATGAGGCCCTTCGTCTCGTCGGCGATGCGACGACAACGATGAACGCGCTTGCCGATGCCATCGCGCCGATGAACCTAGACAAGAGAACGGCACGGCGTGACGAGCTTGAACGCGAGATCGCCCGATGCTGGTCCTCGTTTGAGCAGGCGCGCAGAAGCGTCTATGAATCGGGCAGCTCGCCGATCAGGCCGGAACGGATCATGCGAGAGCTTCAGCCTTGGCTGGACCAAGGGCTCACGGTGGTCGCGGACGCGAGCTATTCGTCCATGTGGGTGACCGGCCAGCTGCGCGCTCCGAAAGCGGGGGCTCGGTTCATCACGCCGCGAGGACTTGCGGGCCTCGGCTGGGGTCTTCCGCTCGCCGTCGGGGCGAAGCTCGCCCGACCAGGGAGCCCCGTCGTGGCGATCGTCGGAGATGGTGGGTTCGCGCACAGTTGGGCTGAGATGGAGACGATCGTGCGTCTTCACATCCCGGTGACGATCATCGTTCTCAACAACGGCATTCTCGGATTCCAGCGGGATGCCGAGACCGTCAAGTTCGGTCGCTTCACCACGGCATGCCACTTTTCTCCGGTCGAGCACACCGCGATCGCGCAGGCTTGCGGTTGCGATGCGGCCTATGTGAGCGATCCAAACCAGCTGGCGAGCGTGCTCGAAGGCGCGATTGGATCAAACCGGCCAAACCTTATCGAGGTGGTGACCGATCCCGAAGCGCACCCGCCACTTTCCCTGTTCGCCGCGATGGACGAGGCCGCGTGA
- a CDS encoding aspartate aminotransferase family protein — protein sequence MLTEPADAEESAHSRSVDLYQRGHAVFPGGVTRATIDRDPHPIYAARGEGAFLVDVDDARLLDLNNNFTTLLHGHGYEPVMEAVSALLSTGTCFSNPTRHEIALAELLTSRIPSVERIRFVNTGTEAVMFAIKAARAFTGRSAIARFAGAYHGAYDWAEAGQNGFEADDAGRRKARLAYQGAPNAVANDVLVLDFNDADAVEDALTANADRLAAVLIDPMPSRAGLIAPTRDFIDRLTAVAGRHGILIIADEVLNLRQSFAGASARYGLKPDLLVAGKVIGGGFPIGAVGGSATVMAVFGGDRRSPLVSQGGTFSANPVSMVAGRVAMEAATPAMFDRLEQQGNRLRAQLAEIARNHRAPFSVTGAASLFRLHPKAEPPRSWAAAAQTPGEAATMRSLSRFLRAEGILLPHDAAACLSSPMTDADLDQVSAAFDKFLASHRFASQEAQL from the coding sequence ATGCTCACAGAACCGGCCGACGCCGAGGAGTCAGCGCACTCCCGGTCCGTCGATCTCTATCAGCGCGGCCACGCCGTGTTTCCCGGCGGGGTGACGCGTGCAACGATCGACAGGGATCCTCACCCCATCTACGCCGCGCGCGGGGAGGGGGCCTTTCTCGTCGATGTCGACGATGCGCGCCTCCTCGACCTCAACAACAACTTCACCACGCTCCTTCACGGCCACGGCTACGAGCCCGTGATGGAAGCCGTCAGCGCATTGCTGTCGACGGGGACCTGCTTTTCCAACCCGACGCGGCACGAGATCGCACTCGCTGAACTCCTGACCTCGCGAATTCCGAGCGTCGAGCGGATTCGCTTCGTAAACACCGGCACCGAAGCCGTCATGTTCGCCATCAAGGCGGCGCGAGCCTTCACCGGCCGATCCGCCATCGCCCGTTTCGCCGGCGCCTACCACGGCGCCTACGACTGGGCTGAGGCCGGCCAGAACGGGTTTGAAGCCGACGATGCGGGGCGCCGCAAGGCGCGCCTTGCCTATCAGGGCGCCCCCAATGCGGTGGCGAACGATGTTCTGGTGCTGGACTTCAATGACGCCGATGCGGTCGAGGACGCACTGACAGCGAATGCCGATCGCCTTGCTGCGGTGCTCATTGACCCGATGCCCAGTCGGGCCGGACTCATCGCGCCGACACGTGACTTCATCGACCGCCTCACAGCCGTGGCCGGACGGCATGGCATCCTTATCATCGCGGACGAAGTCCTGAATTTGCGGCAGAGCTTTGCCGGGGCTTCCGCCCGTTACGGCCTAAAACCCGATCTCCTCGTCGCCGGCAAGGTCATTGGCGGCGGGTTCCCGATCGGCGCCGTCGGAGGCAGCGCAACTGTCATGGCCGTGTTCGGGGGCGACCGGCGTTCCCCGTTGGTCTCGCAAGGCGGCACTTTCTCGGCAAACCCTGTTTCCATGGTGGCGGGCCGCGTCGCCATGGAGGCGGCGACACCGGCCATGTTCGATCGGCTCGAGCAACAGGGAAACCGCCTTCGCGCGCAACTCGCAGAGATAGCCCGAAACCACCGAGCCCCATTTTCGGTAACCGGGGCGGCCTCCCTGTTTCGCCTTCATCCCAAAGCCGAGCCGCCTCGTTCCTGGGCGGCGGCGGCTCAGACGCCAGGGGAAGCGGCGACCATGCGCAGTCTTAGCCGGTTTCTGCGAGCCGAAGGCATTTTGCTGCCGCATGATGCAGCGGCTTGTCTCTCGTCTCCCATGACCGATGCGGATCTCGATCAGGTGTCCGCGGCGTTCGATAAATTTCTCGCAAGCCATCGTTTTGCAAGCCAGGAGGCTCAGCTTTGA
- a CDS encoding GntR family transcriptional regulator: MINDETDGMKSAANPRLGEAAYDALKDRISRGVYRPGDKLTVRSVAETLGVSSTPARDAINRLTAENALVYAGPKTVIIPVLSESDLREVTVVRIALEGLAAEEAAKNCGASDVERLKSLQIQINEGLGRRDYASVLWHNKEFHFHVYGRSGLPRLVGLIEAQWLRVGPSFYGLYPEFAEERYGVRNHEMVIDAIEEGDGRALRAAFESDIRIGYLRLRSAVRARTSV; this comes from the coding sequence ATGATTAATGATGAAACCGATGGCATGAAAAGCGCCGCAAATCCGCGGCTGGGCGAGGCGGCCTATGACGCGCTAAAGGACCGGATCAGCAGGGGCGTCTACAGGCCTGGCGACAAACTGACGGTTCGATCTGTTGCGGAGACCCTCGGTGTCAGTTCGACCCCGGCGCGCGATGCCATCAACAGGCTGACGGCCGAAAATGCTCTGGTCTATGCCGGCCCCAAGACGGTGATCATCCCCGTTCTGTCGGAGTCCGATCTCAGAGAGGTCACTGTGGTGCGAATAGCGCTGGAGGGTCTGGCGGCGGAGGAGGCTGCGAAAAACTGCGGCGCGTCGGATGTCGAGAGGCTCAAGTCCCTGCAAATCCAGATCAATGAGGGGCTAGGGCGCCGCGATTACGCGTCCGTTCTCTGGCATAACAAGGAGTTCCATTTCCACGTCTATGGGCGCTCGGGCCTGCCCCGGCTCGTCGGCTTGATCGAGGCTCAGTGGCTGCGCGTGGGCCCCTCGTTCTACGGCCTCTATCCTGAATTCGCCGAGGAACGGTACGGGGTACGCAACCACGAAATGGTCATCGACGCGATCGAGGAAGGTGATGGTCGGGCCCTGCGCGCCGCTTTCGAAAGCGACATCCGCATCGGATATCTGCGGCTGCGGAGCGCTGTAAGGGCGCGCACCTCCGTCTAG
- a CDS encoding ABC transporter ATP-binding protein, with translation MIGKSLTLSGISKAYGAVEAVKNTTLEIHAGEFVSIVGPSGSGKTSLLTMIAGFEHPSTGTIHIASQDITSAAPHLRNIGMVFQRYALFPHMTVQENIAFPLRMRRVSKTPDGRRRVAEMLDLVQLEGLEDRYPHQLSGGQQQRVAVARALVFNPPVILMDEPLGALDKKLREAMQLEIKRIQERLGATVVYVTHDQEEALTMSNRVAVMHRGTLQQIGAPDELYRDPRNAFVADFVGSINFLPVTVVSCDESSAVVVLRGSSAPISVSRRASDRPTPGQFYQLAIRPEHLELRPTQWDRNSVIEGVLDTVVFAGATRTAVVRISALGDAVVRVQVPFSQAIPEKGALVSLEFAAVNARLFPAESEALP, from the coding sequence TTGATTGGAAAGAGTTTAACCCTATCCGGCATCTCGAAGGCCTATGGGGCCGTGGAGGCCGTCAAGAATACGACGCTCGAGATCCACGCCGGCGAATTCGTCTCCATCGTTGGACCGTCCGGATCCGGCAAGACATCGTTGCTCACGATGATTGCAGGGTTCGAGCATCCGAGCACCGGAACGATCCATATTGCGAGCCAGGATATCACATCGGCTGCGCCGCACCTGCGCAACATTGGCATGGTCTTTCAGCGATATGCCCTGTTCCCGCACATGACGGTGCAAGAAAACATCGCGTTTCCCTTGCGCATGCGCCGCGTGTCCAAAACGCCAGACGGCCGCAGACGCGTGGCAGAGATGCTCGACCTTGTCCAATTGGAAGGTCTCGAAGATCGCTATCCTCATCAGTTGTCCGGCGGGCAACAGCAGCGCGTTGCCGTGGCACGCGCGCTGGTATTCAATCCGCCAGTCATTCTCATGGACGAACCGCTCGGGGCGCTGGACAAGAAGTTGCGCGAGGCGATGCAGCTTGAGATCAAGCGGATCCAGGAGCGGCTCGGCGCAACCGTCGTCTATGTCACGCACGACCAAGAGGAAGCGCTCACGATGTCGAACCGCGTCGCGGTGATGCATCGCGGCACGCTTCAGCAGATCGGCGCCCCGGACGAGCTCTACCGGGACCCGCGGAACGCTTTTGTCGCGGACTTTGTCGGGTCCATCAATTTTTTGCCCGTGACGGTCGTTTCCTGTGACGAGAGCAGCGCCGTGGTGGTCCTGAGAGGTTCGTCGGCTCCAATCTCCGTCAGCAGGCGGGCATCGGATCGTCCAACACCGGGACAATTCTACCAGCTTGCGATCCGTCCGGAGCATCTGGAACTACGGCCGACACAATGGGACCGCAATTCGGTCATCGAAGGCGTCCTTGATACTGTCGTGTTTGCGGGCGCCACGCGCACCGCGGTCGTGCGCATCAGCGCCCTCGGCGACGCCGTCGTGCGGGTTCAGGTTCCCTTCTCGCAGGCAATCCCGGAAAAGGGCGCTCTGGTTTCCCTCGAGTTCGCCGCTGTGAACGCCCGCCTCTTTCCAGCGGAAAGCGAGGCCCTGCCGTGA
- a CDS encoding ABC transporter permease, protein MSDNKVFSWVAQFRRGQSAKAYPPAVSLLLVSPLISLLFIGFVYPVARLVQLSFANGAEPYVRLVQGDLYIGVLIDTVLISAVVAALCLILGYPVALAMARLKRRAALLVTACVFVPLWTSILIRSYAWVVLLQRNGLVNDLLQATGLSDGPLRLLYTQGAVILAMTHVLLPFAILPIQATLRSLPADLTRAASNLGATPIRAFLLITLPLSLPGIFAGTLLCFVLALGFYITPALVGGPSSMMMATLIGQQTLVVLDWPFAAALSTLLLTVSLLLVAVFRRALAQSKGFSSAH, encoded by the coding sequence GTGAGCGACAACAAAGTTTTCAGCTGGGTTGCGCAGTTCCGGCGAGGGCAGTCTGCGAAGGCCTATCCGCCGGCCGTCTCCCTTCTTCTCGTCAGCCCGCTGATCTCGCTGCTGTTCATCGGGTTCGTTTATCCCGTTGCGCGGCTCGTACAGCTCAGCTTCGCCAATGGCGCCGAGCCTTATGTCCGCCTGGTTCAGGGCGATCTCTACATCGGGGTGCTTATCGACACCGTCTTGATATCGGCTGTCGTCGCCGCCCTTTGTCTCATTCTTGGATATCCCGTCGCCCTTGCGATGGCCCGCCTCAAACGAAGGGCCGCGCTCCTCGTGACGGCTTGCGTCTTCGTGCCGCTTTGGACCTCCATCCTCATCCGGTCCTACGCGTGGGTGGTGCTCTTGCAACGCAATGGCCTCGTCAACGACCTGCTGCAGGCCACCGGGCTGAGCGACGGCCCCTTACGCCTTCTCTACACACAGGGCGCGGTCATACTCGCGATGACCCATGTGCTTCTTCCCTTCGCAATCCTTCCCATCCAGGCAACGCTGAGGAGCCTGCCGGCGGATCTGACACGCGCGGCGTCCAACCTTGGCGCGACACCGATCCGCGCGTTTCTGCTCATCACCCTGCCGCTCAGCCTGCCCGGCATCTTCGCCGGCACCCTGCTCTGCTTCGTCCTGGCTCTGGGCTTCTACATTACCCCTGCCCTCGTCGGCGGTCCCAGTTCGATGATGATGGCCACCCTTATCGGCCAGCAGACCCTCGTCGTTCTCGATTGGCCCTTCGCCGCGGCCCTTTCGACGCTGCTCCTGACGGTGAGCTTGCTCCTGGTCGCCGTCTTCCGGCGCGCTCTTGCCCAAAGCAAAGGATTCAGCAGTGCCCATTGA
- a CDS encoding ABC transporter permease has protein sequence MSLNASSHLTFPPSALTLDWYRAFFSDPDWIASTLFSLKIAFWTSLASTIIGTMSALAIVRGELPFKAAIQAMAIGPMIVPHVVLGVALYLVFAPLELTGSLTGFLIGHSVLSVPFVVITVTASLQRLDPALELAAANCGATRLQSFIHVTFPNILPGIAAGAVFAFLASFDEATVAFFISDIGGKSIGRKMFEDIDFNLTPVIAAASTVVVAASLCLIGIAHLISSSTSSRTKQE, from the coding sequence ATGTCACTGAATGCGTCTTCGCACCTGACGTTCCCGCCGTCGGCGCTCACGCTCGACTGGTATCGCGCGTTCTTCTCGGACCCGGACTGGATCGCGTCGACGCTGTTCAGCCTGAAGATCGCGTTCTGGACGTCGCTGGCATCCACGATCATCGGGACAATGTCGGCCCTAGCGATCGTTCGTGGCGAACTGCCATTCAAGGCGGCGATCCAGGCCATGGCGATTGGGCCCATGATCGTTCCTCACGTGGTGCTCGGCGTGGCGCTCTATCTCGTTTTCGCACCCCTGGAACTGACGGGCTCTCTCACCGGCTTCCTGATCGGTCATTCGGTCCTGTCGGTTCCTTTCGTCGTCATCACGGTCACAGCGTCCCTCCAGCGGCTCGATCCCGCGCTTGAGCTTGCGGCGGCCAATTGCGGGGCGACACGCCTGCAGTCCTTCATCCACGTGACCTTTCCGAACATCCTTCCGGGGATCGCGGCCGGCGCGGTCTTTGCGTTTCTCGCCTCCTTCGACGAGGCGACCGTCGCGTTCTTCATCTCCGATATCGGCGGCAAGTCGATCGGCCGAAAGATGTTCGAGGACATCGACTTCAATCTGACCCCCGTCATCGCCGCGGCATCGACGGTGGTGGTCGCAGCCTCGCTCTGCCTGATCGGTATCGCTCATCTCATTTCGTCTTCAACTTCATCCAGAACCAAACAGGAGTAA